The Falco cherrug isolate bFalChe1 chromosome 15, bFalChe1.pri, whole genome shotgun sequence genome includes a region encoding these proteins:
- the ARL13A gene encoding ADP-ribosylation factor-like protein 13A isoform X2 codes for MFHLFSHCWSWLKAIQEPIRKVTLLVLGLDNAGKTSVIMDLERALAGEVLPAAQPGQTCLRVDRFEVTLVDLPGGQRSRSAWRSHYSTAHGLLFVLDSSDLARIEEARKVLSRVLSHPDVSGKPLLLLANKQDAAAALLPCELIERLSLERLVNENRSPCRIEPCAAKRGPPAGPGRATLQGLRWLLRAAPAAPAAATPPGPGPRAARGRPPARRDPPLPAEDARGGAGKTGEDRPLRPGRRLPPPEESTKGPGRRKRKVKVKKKGLGQPSPDEGPEGPRGGGDSQASAARGLLPHNSVGQEEPTATRMAAPHPVQGMKKKKKKKIKNKIKSQEPAAEQQREEVSSTFDLYRRAMLALKVRQEQRKQSSAIAP; via the exons CTTCTCTCACTGCTGGTCGTGGCTGAAGGCCATACAAGAACCCATCAG GAAGGTGACCTTACTTGTCTTGGGGCTGGACAATGCGGGGAAAACCTCTGTCATCATGGACTTAGAGAGAG CGCTGGCCGGTGAAGTGCTGCCCGCGGCGCAGCCCGGCCAGACCTGCCTGCGGGTGGACAGGTTCGAGGTGACACTGGTGGATCTGCCCGGGGGCCAGCGCTCCCGCAGCGCCTGGCGCagccactacagcacagcacacgGGCTCCTCTTCGTCCTGGACTCCAGTGACCTGGCGCGGATAGAGGAGGCCCGCAAGGTCCTGAGCCGCGTCCTGAGCCATCCTGATGTCTCCGGGAAGCCCCTCTTACT GCTGGCCAACAAGCAGGACGCGGCGGCCGCGCTGCTGCCCTGCGAGCTGATCGAGCGCCTGTCCCTGGAGCGGCTGGTCAACGAGAACCGCTCGCCCTGCCGCATC GAGCCCTGCGCCGCCAAGcgcggcccccccgccggcccgggccgCGCCACCCTGCAGGGGCTGCGCTGGCTgctccgcgccgcccccgccgcccccgccgccgccacgcCGCCCGGTCCCGGCCCCAGGGccgcccgcggccgcccgcccgcccgcag GGacccgccgctccccgcggAGGATGCCCGAGGCGGCGCGGGGAAGACGGGGGAGGACCGGCCGCtgcggcccggccgccgcctcccgcccccg GAGGAGAGCACCAAGGGCCCcggcaggaggaagaggaaggtgaaGGTGAAGAAGAAGGGCTTGGGGCAGCCAAGCCCAGATGAGGGGCCGGAGGGACCCAGAGGAGGGGGCGACAGCCAAGCAAGTGCTGCCAGAGGGCTGCTGCCCCACAACAGTGTTGGGCAGGAGGAGCCCACAGCCACCAGGATGGCTGCCCCCCACCCAG TGCAgggcatgaaaaagaaaaagaagaagaaaatcaagaatAAAATCAAGTCGCAGGaacctgctgcagagcagcagcgtGAGGAGGTCTCAAGCACCTTTG ACTTGTACCGCCGGGCGATGCTGGCTCTGAAGgtgaggcaggagcagaggaagcagTCATCTGCCATTGCCCCCTGA
- the ARL13A gene encoding ADP-ribosylation factor-like protein 13A isoform X1 — MFHLFSHCWSWLKAIQEPIRKVTLLVLGLDNAGKTSVIMDLERALAGEVLPAAQPGQTCLRVDRFEVTLVDLPGGQRSRSAWRSHYSTAHGLLFVLDSSDLARIEEARKVLSRVLSHPDVSGKPLLLLANKQDAAAALLPCELIERLSLERLVNENRSPCRIEPCAAKRGPPAGPGRATLQGLRWLLRAAPAAPAAATPPGPGPRAARGRPPARRDPPLPAEDARGGAGKTGEDRPLRPGRRLPPPEESTKGPGRRKRKVKVKKKGLGQPSPDEGPEGPRGGGDSQASAARGLLPHNSVGQEEPTATRMAAPHPVQGMKKKKKKKIKNKIKSQEPAAEQQREEVSSTFGWYFPGQILLKSTGRSGLLASRCELCRSPWPWGA; from the exons CTTCTCTCACTGCTGGTCGTGGCTGAAGGCCATACAAGAACCCATCAG GAAGGTGACCTTACTTGTCTTGGGGCTGGACAATGCGGGGAAAACCTCTGTCATCATGGACTTAGAGAGAG CGCTGGCCGGTGAAGTGCTGCCCGCGGCGCAGCCCGGCCAGACCTGCCTGCGGGTGGACAGGTTCGAGGTGACACTGGTGGATCTGCCCGGGGGCCAGCGCTCCCGCAGCGCCTGGCGCagccactacagcacagcacacgGGCTCCTCTTCGTCCTGGACTCCAGTGACCTGGCGCGGATAGAGGAGGCCCGCAAGGTCCTGAGCCGCGTCCTGAGCCATCCTGATGTCTCCGGGAAGCCCCTCTTACT GCTGGCCAACAAGCAGGACGCGGCGGCCGCGCTGCTGCCCTGCGAGCTGATCGAGCGCCTGTCCCTGGAGCGGCTGGTCAACGAGAACCGCTCGCCCTGCCGCATC GAGCCCTGCGCCGCCAAGcgcggcccccccgccggcccgggccgCGCCACCCTGCAGGGGCTGCGCTGGCTgctccgcgccgcccccgccgcccccgccgccgccacgcCGCCCGGTCCCGGCCCCAGGGccgcccgcggccgcccgcccgcccgcag GGacccgccgctccccgcggAGGATGCCCGAGGCGGCGCGGGGAAGACGGGGGAGGACCGGCCGCtgcggcccggccgccgcctcccgcccccg GAGGAGAGCACCAAGGGCCCcggcaggaggaagaggaaggtgaaGGTGAAGAAGAAGGGCTTGGGGCAGCCAAGCCCAGATGAGGGGCCGGAGGGACCCAGAGGAGGGGGCGACAGCCAAGCAAGTGCTGCCAGAGGGCTGCTGCCCCACAACAGTGTTGGGCAGGAGGAGCCCACAGCCACCAGGATGGCTGCCCCCCACCCAG TGCAgggcatgaaaaagaaaaagaagaagaaaatcaagaatAAAATCAAGTCGCAGGaacctgctgcagagcagcagcgtGAGGAGGTCTCAAGCACCTTTGGTTGGTATTTCCCAGGACAGATTTTGCTGAAAAGCACCGGCAGGTCTGGCCTGCTGGCATCCAGGTGTGAGCTGTGCAGGAGCCCTTGGCCGTGGGGTGCTTGA